The DNA segment ACGGCGGCGCGCACAAGATAAACAATTGCCTCGGACAGGCCCTGCTGGCGAAGAAGGCGGGAAAGGAGCGCCTCATCGCGGAGACGGGCGCGGGTCAGCACGGCACCGCGACCGCGATGGTCGGCGCGCTCTTCGACCTGCAGACGGAGGTCTACCAGGGGAAGAAGGACGTCGAACGCCAGCGGATGAACGTCTTCCGGATGCGCCTCATGGGTGCGGAGGTGAACGAGGTCACCCGCGGCGGCGCGGGGCTGGCCGACGCCGTCGACGCGGCGCTAGAGGACCTGGTCGAGAACGTCGAGGACACGCACTACCTCGTCGGGAGCGTCGTCGGGCCGGACCCCTTCCCGCGGATGGTCAGGGACTTCCAGTCCGTCCTCGGCGAGGAGGCCCGCGAACAGTTCGTCGAGCGGACGGGTGACCTGCCCGACGCCGCGGTCGCCTGCGTCGGCGGCGGGTCGAACGCGATGGGCCTGTTCCACGCCTTCCGCGACGACGAGGTCGCCCTCTACGGCGCCGAAGGTGGTGGCAAGGGCGCCGCATCGACCCAGCACGCCGCGCCGCTTTCGGCCGGGCGGGACGACGTCATTCACGGCATGAAGACCCGCGTCATCGACGAAGACGTCGAGGTCCACTCCGTCTCCGCCGGCCTCGACTACCCCGGCGTCGGCCCCGAACACGCCATGTTCCGCGACGAGGGGCGAGTCACCTACGAGGCCGTCGACGACGACGCCGCACTCGCCGCCTTCCGCGAACTCAGTGAGACCGAGGGCGTCATTCCCGCCCTGGAGTCGAGCCACGCCGTCGCGCGGGCGATCCAGCTCGCCGAAGACGGCGACCACGACACCATCCTCGTCAACCTCTCCGGTCGCGGCGACAAGGACATGGAGACCGCGGCGAAGAAATTCGACTTCGCCTGAGTAGGGGGTGTGAACCCAACGATACGTCGCGACGACGGCTCGTCGCTCGTACAACCCCGCATCAATACGTCTCGACCGAAACGCCGAGCGCCTCGAAATCAACGACGGTTCCGGTGAGAACGGACTCGTCGAGACTCTCCGCCGTCGCCCCGATGAGCGCGTCGTTCCAGCTGACGCCACACCGGCCGCCGTTTTCGTCGTCGGCTTCTGCGAGGAGCGTACCGGCGATCCGGGCGATCTCCTCGTCGGCGTCGACGCGAGGGTAGCCGAGAAGGTGATTTCGCAGCTCGTCGACGGTGACGGTGCTGCGTTCGGTCGCCGCGCCGTAGTACGCCTCCGCCAGGACCGGGGCCAGAACCCACTGCATCTCTCCGTCGTCGACGAGTTCGACGCCGCGGTCAGGAGTTCCGCTCGCAAATTTCGATGGGTAAGCGAGAGCGAGGCATTACTCGGGCGGGTCGCCGTCGGCACCGAAACCGCTCCCGTACCGGTCGACGATTTCCGTGACGGTGACTTCGTAGGCGTCGTACCACTCGGTCCACCGTTGCTTCGCCAGTTCGTGATCCGAATCCGAGCCGAACGCGTCGAGCGCGTCCTGCGACTCCCAGTAGTAGACGACGAGCACCTCGTCGCTATCCGGATCGTGCCAGGTGCGTTTGCCGCGATACGCGTCCGACTGCTCGGCGACGGCCTGGATCGCGTCGTTCAACTCGTGGAATTCCGCGTCGTACTCTCCCGGATCGATCCGAAACGTGACGAGGTACATCGATACCCGTACACTCGCTTCCGCGGAGAAGAAGGTGGCCGTCCGTCGGCGAAGCGTCGTCGCGACACCCCGTTTCGAGACGGCCCTCGATACGACACTACAGGACGCCGGCAGACCGATTCACGCATCGAACCCGACCGCAAACGGGAGTGCGACCGGGCGGGTCCGCGACCGGAAGCGTTCTCGTGCCTGCGACGCATCCACCGACTGGAAGCGCTCGCGCACGTACGCTGATCGAACGAAGCCACGACCCCCGCCGTATCGCGTCGCGTCTCGGCTGGCCGTTCGCGACGGTCGCCATCTCCGTCGATCACGTGGACCCTCCAAAACCACCGATCGACGGTGCCACCGCCGTCGAGACCGCTGCCGGCGACAGTGAAACCACTGACGACGACGGAGACGGCGCTGGCGACACGCTGGCGATGTCGAGACGGTTCTCGAGAACAGAGTCGAGACGCGACGCTACCGGGACCGAGCGCGTGAGGGCTCGTAAGAGACGTTTATGTCTCGCGGGGCGGTACGGAATCATGGCTTCAGCCGATCAGGTTGGAAGCCACCGTCTCGGGTGTCTTCAGCACCCGGGACATTTCGCGCACGTCCCCTGGCGACGACCGATGGAGACGACGGCTTCCGGATTAGGCTACGACGGGTAGTGACATATATCCGACTCTAACTGACCGGGTTTTGGATCGCGAAAGCCGTTCGGACGGGATCGTAGAATTGCATCCCGACAGCGAAACGAGGTTCAGATCGTGCAAGAAAGAGCGGAACCGAGCCGGTATTCTCGAACGTCTGGATGGACGACTAGTGAAACGCGTCTTCGAGTCGGCGATGAGTGCGGAACTGACCACGTTCGCGTCGACATCCACTCATTCGTCGACCCTACACCGATTCCTCTTCGTCGCGCTTGCGCCCGCTTTCGTTGATCTTATCGGCTATTTCCTGCACGTCGCTCCCTGTGAGCCCGCTCTCGCTCGTGAGTGCGTCCATCACTTCGAGTGCGTCGACCGTTTCCTGGATGGCCAGCCGAATGACTGCACTCCTGGCGAAGCGACATTCGTTTTTCTGAGAGGGGCAGTGATACCTGCTCTCCATCCCGGATTCACGGGTCGACTGCGTTGGATTTCGAAGGCACGTCGCGCTCGATCCCGACTCACCCGAGCCTGTCCCGGATCGCGTCTGCCAACGCGTCCATCGCCTCGTCCGCTCGCGAGACGTCGTCGGTGAGACTCAGGAAGCCGTGGGTCATCGACGGGTAGTGATCGTGGCCGGTCTCGACGCCGTGATCGGCCAGCCGCTCGGCGTACGCCGCGCCTTCATCCCGAAGCACGTCGTAACCGGCGGTCACCACCGTCGCGGGTGCGACGTCGGCTACGTCCGGTGCGCGACAGACGGTCGCGAAGGGGTTGTGCTCGTCGACGGGGCTGCGGAGGTACTGGTCCCAGAACCAGCGGACGTCGGCCTCTGTCAAGAGGGGGCCGTCGCCGTGCTCGGCGTAGGACGGGCGACCGAAGCGACGATCGGTCATCGGGTACAGGAGGAACTGGCCGTCGAGGTCGAGTCCCCCGTCTCGCGCCCGGATCGCCGACGCGGCCGCGAGGTTCCCACCGGCGCTCGTCCCGGCGACGCCGAGGCGGTCGGGGTCACCGCCCAGTTCGTCGGCATGGTCGGCGGCCCACTCGAGGGCGGCGAAGGCGTCGTCCGTCGCGGCCGGGAACGGATGCTCGGGCGCGAGTCGGTAGTCCACCGAGAGGACCAGTGCGCCGGCGCGGCTGGCCAGTTCGCGACAGATGTTGTCCGAGGAGTCGAGCGTCCCGAGCGTCCAGCCGCCGCCGTGGGTGAAGACCAGCGTCGGCGGGTCCTCGCGGTCCGGCCGGTAGACGCGGATCGGCAGGTCGCCGCCGGGGCCGTCGATTTTGAGATCTCGTACCGTCCGCAGGTCGGGACTGGCCCCGCCGGAGAACACCTCGTCCTCGATGCGCCGCGCGCTGTCGACCGACAGCGCCGACCACTGGGGGACGCCGGCCGCCTCGATCTCGGCGACGACCGACGCGAGTTCCGGATCCAGTTCGTCCGTCGACGCGGCTTCTGGGTCGGACATACGGCCGACATCGGACGGGCGGTAGATGAGTCCTCCGCCCGACGGTGTCGGACGGACACCCGTCTAGAACAGTCCCGTCGAACTGACACCGAAGGTGCACACCAGCGGCGAAATTCGACCGTTCCGGCGTCGAACGCTACTTGTAGGTCGACGACGACACCCGACCACATGACCGGACGCGACGATGGGCCGACCACGGAGGCGGACGACGGCGGACACGATCACAACTTCGACACAGCGGCCGACGGCGGACACGAACACGACATCGAGGCGGGCCGTGAGTACGCCCGCGAGTGCGACGATTCCGATCCGCTCGCTGACTTCCGAAACCGCTTCGCCCTCCCGGACGCCTACTACATGGACGGCAACTCGCTCGGGCCCGTCTCCGACGCGGCCGAGGCGAGTCTGCAGCAGGCGGTCGACCAGTGGCGCGAGCAGGGGATCCGGGGCTGGACCGAGTCGGACCCGCCGTGGTTCTGGTACGGCGAACGCCTGGGTGACGAACTCGCGCCACTGGTCGGCGCCGACCCCGACGAGGTCGTCGTCGGCAACTCGACGACGATCAACATCCACACGCTGATCGGAACGTTCGTGGACGCGCTGGGTCCCGACGATCCACAGGGCGTCCTCGTCAACGACCTCGACTTCCCGACGGACCACTACGCGATCCAGTCCCAGCTGCGCCAGCGGGGGCTCGACCCAGACGAACACCTCCACCTCGTCGAGAGCCGCGACGGCCGGACGATCGAAACCGAGGACGTGATCGACGCGATGGACGCCCACGACGTGGGCATCGTCTTCATGCCCTCGGTGCTGTACCGCAGCGGGCAGCTGTTCGACCTCGAGACGATCACCGAGGCGGCCCACGAACGGGGGATCCTCGCCGGCTTCGACCTCGCGCACTCGATCGGCGTCGTACCCCACGACCTCTCTGGGATCAGCGTCGACTTCGCAGTCTGGTGTTCGTACAAGTATCTGAACGCTGGCCCCGGGGCCGTCGCGGGCCTGTACGTGAACGAACGCCACTTTGGCGAGGACCCCGCCCTCGCGGGCTGGTGGGGCCACGACAAGGAGACGCAGTTCGAACTGAACCTCGACTTCACTCCGGCCGACGACGCCGGTGCCTGGCAGGTCGGAACCGTCCCGGTCTTCAGCGCCGCGCCGCTGTTCGGCGCACTCGAACTCACGCACGACGCCGGCATCGAAGCGATCCGCGAGAAGTCCGTCGACCTCACATCCTACCTGATCGACCTCGTCGACGCACACCTCGCCGACCGCGGCGTCTCGATCGGGACGCCCCGCGATCCGGCCCACCGCGGCGGCCACGTCGCCCTGGAGCACCCAGAGGCCCGTCGCATCAGCGAGGCGCTGCGAGATCACGAAGTGATCGTCGACTTCCGCCCGCCGAACGTGATCCGCGTGGCCCCCGCGCCGCTGTACGTCCGGTACGAGGACGTCTACGACGTCGTCGAGATCATCGCCGACATCATCGACGAGGAGCGCTACGAGGCGTACGAGGCAGAGAACGAAGTGACGTAATCGGCGTACTGGTCAGTGACGAATCGGCAGGCCGAGAGAGTGTCGTGATCGGCGTACCGGGATCGACCGGTTCGAATCACCGCGTCTGGGCCGCCGTCTCCTCCTGCATCACCTGCAGGAACTCCATGTAGTCCGTTCCGCCGGTGCCGGTCGTGTCGCCGGTCACCTCGCGGATGTACTGGATGACCTGCCCGAAGTGGACCCGCCGGAAGGTGGCGAGCGCCTCGGTGCAATCGTTGTACGCTGCGGTGAGATCGTCACGACCCGTCTCGTCGACGTAGGCCCCGATCGCCGGCCCGCGATCGAACGCGTCGATGACCTCGCGGTGGGATTCCGGCATGTAGCTGCGCATGTCGGTGAGCTTCTCGATGAGCTCCGTGGTCTCGTGGTGGACGCCGAGTGCGGCGTCGATCGAGGGGAGGATCGAACTCTGGGCGCCGGATCCGCCGCGGTAGGTCCGCGCCTCGCCGTCGAAGTCGTCGACGCCCTCGTAGACGAGTTCGTCGAAGCCCTCGTAGTACGGACGGTACTCGTGGGCGAAGACCTCGGGATCGTTGCGCTCGGTCATCCGTCGCATGATCTCGGTCTGGGCGTCGATCGAGTCGGCGAGCGTCACCAGTTCGGACCGCAACGCGTCGGGGGTGCCGGCGCGTACGGCCTCCTGAGCGTTCGCGCAGGCGCGGATCGCCTCACCGGCGCGCGCTTCGATCGCGACGTGGATGGCGACGAACCAGCGCTCGTCGTCGTGGTCGGTGAACTGCAAGAGCGCCTCGAGGGACGTCGGGTCGGTGAGCCCGGCCTTCGGTTCCCGACGGGCCCAGTTGTGCAGACAGAGGAGATCGTACGAGAGGACGGGTTTTCGACCGAAGCGGCGCGACGTCTCGACGAGCGGGACGGCGACGGCTTCCGGCAGGCGGTCGACCGGATCGGCGTCGACCTGGTGGACGTACGCGCTCGCGAGGAAGCCGCTTTGTGTGCACAGCCGGATCGCCTCTCGATCGGACAGCGTGGCGATCGCCTCCGGCGAGATAGTCGGAAGCGCCTCGACGGCCGCTCGAAGTGAGCCGTCCGACAGCCGTCGAGACAGCGTGTCTCCGAGTCGATCGAAGGCCTCGAGGTTGGCTCCGAGGCGCGAATCGTGGTCGGTACGGTCGAACGCGCAGAGCGGATCCCGCTCGGGAAGAAATCCCCGGGCCGCAGAGATATCGTGCCGATCGAGCGCGGCTGGGGCGGAGCCAGACATTGCAGAAGCAGTACGAGACGATACGCCATCAATATTTGTCCATATAAAGACACATCGATGGCAGGCGATGCGAGGTACGACGGAGAGTCGGGCGGGAGTGTGAGGGAGTGGGCGTTCGGGCCCAGGTCACGACATCGATGTAAGGTACGGTACACCCATCGGACGGGAGTGGTTCGCTGTCTAACACACCTCGACGGCCGCTACCGTCAGGTATACGTGAGCACATTCCGAGCCTGTGTGTATGCAGGTAGGAATCGGACTGCCGAACACGCTAGACACCGACGGAGAGACGCTCCGGTCGTGGGCCCGGCGCGCCGACGACGGACCGTTCACGAGCGTCGGCGTCTTCGATCGGCTCGTCTACAGAAGTACTGACCCCCTGACGACGCTCGCGACCTGTGCCGGCGTCACCGAGGACGTGCAACTCGTCACCTCGATCGTCGCCGGCCCGTTGCGCAGCGACGCGTTGCTGGCCAAGCGAGCGGCGACCGTCGACCAGCTCTCAGACGGGCGGCTGTCCCTCGGGCTCGCCCTCGGTGCGCGCCGCGAAGACTACGAGATGGCAGACGCGAGCTTCGACGACCGCGGAAAACGCTTCTCGCGCCAGCTGAGTCGCCTCCGCGACATCTGGGAGGACGACGATATCGGCCCCGAACCGGCCACCGACGGCGGCCCGGAGCTGCTGGTCGGCGGCGACAGCGATCCGACGTTCAATCGAGTCGGCCGCTACGGTGACGGCTACATCCACGGCGGCGGCCCGCCGCGAGCCTTCGAACGGAAAGCGGAACAGGCCCGCGCCGCCTGGGACGAATCCGGCCGACCGGGCGATCCGGCGCTCTGGGGGCACGGCTACTTCGCCCTCGGCGAGGAGGCGGCCGAACGCGGTCGCGAGTACCTCCTCGACTACTACGCATTCACCGGACCCTTCGCCGAGACCATCGCGGACAGTCTGTTGACGACCCCCCAGGAGGTGCTCTCGTTCGTCCGCGGCTACGCCGACGCGGGCTGTGACGAACTCCTCTTGTTCCCCACCGTCGCCGACGACGAACAGTACGACGAACTGGAGACGCTCATCGAGACCGAGTGGCGGTGATACGATGCAGGTAACCGTCGTCGGCGGCGGTCCCGCCGGCCTGTACGCGAGTCTCCTGCTCAAGAAGGAGTACCCCGACTGGAACGTCACGGTCTACGAGCGCGACCCCGCGGACAACACCTACGGCTGGGGCGTCGTCTTCTCGGACGCGACGCTGTCGAACCTCAAAGAGGCGGACACGGTGAGCCACGAGCGGATCACCGACGCATTCGTCCGCTGGGACCCAATCGACGTCCACCTCAAGGGCGAGTCAATCCGCTGTGGCGGCCACACGTTCGCCGGCATCATGCGGGCGGACCTCCTCCAGCTCCTCCAGGAGCGCAGTCGGGAGGTCGGCGTCGAACTCATCCACGGCGAGACGATCGAGGAAGACGACGTCGACGAGCTGGCCGCGGAGGCCGACCTCCTGATCGGCGCCGACGGGCTCAACAGCACGGTCCGGGAGACTCACGAGGAGTCGTTCCGGCCGAGCGTCTCGGACGGTAGCGCCAAGTTCGCCTGGTTTGGGACCGCGAAACCCTACGACGTCTTCACGTTCATCTTCCGGGAGAACGAACACGGGCTCTGGCGTGTCCACGCCTACCCCGGTCGGATGAGCACCTTCATCGTCGAGTGTACCCAGGAGACCTGGGAGGCCGCCGGGCTGGACGAGAAAGGAGAAGAAGAGGCCCTCGCGTACTTCGAGGACCTCTTTTCGGATCACCTCGAGGGGTACGACCTGCAGAGCAAGCTCTACGGCTGGCGGAACTTCCCGGTCGTGTCGTGTGGCTCCTGGTCCAGCGGGGACGACATCGTCCTGCTGGGCGACGCCGCGCACACGGCGCACTTCTCGATCGGTTCGGGGACGAAACTCGCGCTGGAGGACGCCATCTCGCTACTCGATGGATTCCGTGAGCACGGCACCGACGTCCGGTCGGCGCTCAACTACTACGAGAAGGAGCGTCGTCCCCGTGTCGAAGGGTTGCAGGACGCCGCAGAGCGGAGCCAGACGTACTTCGAGAACGTCGAACGCTACTGGGACATGGAACCGGAGCAGTTCGCCTACAACATGCTGACGCGCAGCGGGCGGATCTCCTACGACAGTCTCAAACAGCGCGACGTCGGGTACGCCGACGACTACGACCGGTGGTTCGAAGCGAACGCGACCGATGCGGACGTCACGCCACTCGCCGCGCGTCAACCGCTGAACCAGTCGCTCACGCTCCGCGAGACGACCCTCGACAACCGGTTGACCGTCACCCGACCGCCGAGTAATGGGTCGACCGACGGCCGCCCGGGTGCCGACTATCTCGACGACCTCCGCGACCGGGCGCGCGACGGACCGGGCCTCCTGCTGACCGATCCCGTCGCCGTCAGCCCCGAGGGGCGGATCACACCGGGGACGCCGGGACTGTACGACGATTCGCACGTCGACGCCTGGGCCGCGTTCGTCGACGACGTCCACGCGGAGACGGACGCCGCGGTCGGGCTCCAGCTGGTCCACGCCGGCCGGCGCGGGGCCACTCGCCACCGCGAGTACGGACTCGACCGACCGCTCCCGTCGGGCGACCGCTGGGAGCTGTACGCCCCGTCCGCGAAGCCGTACGTCCCCGGCGGACCGAAACCGACGGCCGTGGACGCCGACGACTGCGACCGGATCCGCGACGACTTCGCCGAGGCCGCCGAGCGCGCGGCCGAAGCCGGGTTCGACTACCTGCAGCTTCACGCCGGACACGGCTACCTCCTCTCGTCGTTCCTCTCGCCGCTGACGAACGACCGCGAGGACGAGTTCGGCGGCTCGCTCGAAGCGCGGATGCGATACCCGCTCTCGGTCTTCGACGCGGTCCGTGAAGCCTGGCCGGACGAACGACCGCTCGGAACGGCGCTCCAGGCCACCGACTGGAACCTGAGCGGGCTGAAGACTCGCGAATCGCTCCAGGTCGCCCAGGCGCTCGCCGACCGCGACTGCGACCTGCTCTCGATCGTGGCCGGGCAGGCGACCGTTCGCGAGCGACCCCGCTACGACCCGACCGTCCTCGCCGACTTCACGGAGACCTACCGGAACGAGACCGGAGTCCCGGCGCTGTCGACGAACTACGTGACGACCTACGACGAGGTCAACACCCTCGTCGGCGCCGGCCGCGCAGATCTCTGCACCTACCGGCCCTGATCCGACCGCGGAGTCGATCCCGATCGAGGGTGCATCGGTCGATTGGGGTTCGAAACCGCCCCGTTCCCGGAGTGCCCGGACCGAATCAGCTATCGGTCGCCAGCCGACCCGATTCGACAGCCAAACCCGTGGACTGCAATGGCGCTTTCACCTAGCCGGTGGCTTATGCCGATCTTCGAGTACGTCTCGGTATGGACCGCCGCACCTACCTCGCAGGCGTCACCGCCGGATCGTCCGCCCTCTTCGCCGGCTGTAGCGCCGTCCTCGGCGACGGAGAGCCGTCCGCCGACGAGACGAACGGACCGGGTGACGATCCGGACGCGTACGACGTTCCGGGCGTCCTGGACACCCCGACCGTGGTCGACTTCGAAACCGCCCGACTAACGGCGAGCGTCGTCGGCGGTGGCGTGCACGTCGACGACAGGCTCTCCGGACGGATCGGGTTCGTGGAGCCGGCGACGCCGGAAGGCCCGGCTCGGCTGGTCGCGTCGCTCAGAAACGACGCGTCGTTCGCCGAAACCGTCTACGCGGAGCGGATCCCCTTCCTCGACAGCCCGACGACGGGGCGGACACGAGAGTACGACACGATGTACCTCGCCCCGACGGCCGAGTCGGACCTGGTGGCCGCCGCACCCGAGGCGACACGTGACGAGACCGGCCGGTGGCGGCTGGTCGAGGTCGGGTCGGACTGGTTCCCCGAGGCGGTGACGCTCGATCCGGGCGAATCGATCGAACTCGTGTATCGACTGCTGGGCCATCACGACGCGGACAGGGCGCCGATCGAGGCGGGTCGCTACCGGTTCGGCCACGGCGACGCGTCGTTCTCGATCGCGGTGTGGCCGACCGGCGAACCAGGCCCGACCGATCCGTCGACCCACGTCGGTGTCGACGTTCCGCGGCTCCCGACGCGTGGTGACGAGTCGACGAAACGAGCGACGCGCTGGTTCCACGAGGCGACGAGCGAGTCGGCGGTCTACCTGGAACCCGACGTCGAATCCATCGAGCTCCCCGGCCGCGTCGAGTTCGACTTCGTCAACCGGGCCCGCGAGTTGGCGACCGGCAATCCCTACTACTGGCGCCTCTACAAACTGGTCGACGAGCGGTGGTACCCCGTCTACCCCTGGGGCTGGAACACGCCGCTTTCGTCGGTCCCGCCGGGCGACGTCGACGAGACGGCACTGCACTGCTATCACGAGAACGCGCTCCCGACAGCCGACGGCCGGACGGTCGGCCACCTCGGCGGCGGACGGTACGCCTACACGGTGGATTACAGCGTCGATAACGAGTGGCACGCGGCCCTCTTCGACGTCGAAGCAGAGCCGATCACTGTCGACGTGGCGGACGACGCGACCGTGGCCGACGAGGGCGATCGACTCGTCGTGACGCTGCCGAATCACGCAGACGCGCGCGAACCGACGGCGGTGACCGTCAACCCCACCGGGTCGGCCGGCGAGCGGGTGATCCCCGAGCAGCTGGTTCGACGGCCCTTCCGCGCCTTCAGAAACGCACTCCCGCTGTTCGAACCCGGCGTCGAGCGCGTCGAGGTCCGGACGGATCGCGCCACCGGACTCGGACCCGTGGGGTACGAAACCGACGGAACCCGGACGATAAGCTACGACGGCCGAGTCTACGAGGCGACGGGTGACGAGATCGACTGACCCGAGGGAGAGACGAACGAGTCGAGTGGATCGACAGTCACACAGGTCGACGGCCGTAGCCTGCCGACATAGGAGCGTTTTTCACGCCGGTCGACTCATACCTGTGCATGCTCGACTACGTCTCGCTCGAGGACGACCTCGATGCCGAGGAGCGCATGATCCGCGACACCGCGCGTGAGTTCGTCGACGAGAAGGTCCGCCCCGACATCGCCGACCACTACGAGGCGGGGACCTTCCCCACCGATCTGATCCCCGAGCTCGGCGAGCTCGGCTTCTACGCCCCGAATCTCGAGGGGTACGGCCTTCCGAACGTCTCCGAGACGGCGTACGGCCTCCTGATGCAGGAGTTAGAGGCCTGCGACTCCGGCCTGCGCTCGATGGCGTCCGTCCAGGGCGCGCTCGTCATGTACCCGATCCACGCCTTCGGCAGCGACGACCAGAAGGACGAGTGGCTCCCGTCGCTGGGCGCGGGCGAGGCCGTGGGCTGTTTCGGTCTGACGGAACCCGAGCACGGTTCGAACCCGTCGGGGATGGAGACGTACGCTGAGCGGGACGCGGACGGCTACGTCATCAACGGCTCGAAGACCTGGATCACGAACGCCCCGATCGCCGACGTGGCGGTCATCTGGGCGCGCGATCGATCGGCCGACGGCGAACCGGTCCGCGGCTTCCTCGTCGAGACCGACCGGGACGGCTTCACGGCGACGAAACTCGACGAGAAACTCTCGCTGCGCGCCTCCATCACCGGCGAGATCGGCCTGAACGACGTTCGCGTCCCCGAAGAGAACGTCCTCCCCGGGGTCGAGGGCATGAAGGGGCCGCTGTCGTGTCTCACGCAGGCGCGCTACGGCATCGCCTGGGGCGCCGTCGGCGCCGCCCGCGACGCCTTCGAACAGGCCCGCGACTACGCGCTCGAACGCGACCAGTTCGACGGCCCCATCGCGCGCTTCCAGCTCCAGCAAGGGAAACTCGCCGAGATGGCCACCCAGATCACCACCGCCCAGCTGCTGGCCTACCGCCTCGCCGAGCTCAAAGAACGCGGCGACCTCCGCCCGCAGCACGTCTCGATGGCCAAACGAAACAACGTCCGCATGGCCCGCGACCAGTCTCGCGTCGCCCGCGAGATGTTGGG comes from the Halovivax cerinus genome and includes:
- a CDS encoding acyl-CoA dehydrogenase family protein, which translates into the protein MLDYVSLEDDLDAEERMIRDTAREFVDEKVRPDIADHYEAGTFPTDLIPELGELGFYAPNLEGYGLPNVSETAYGLLMQELEACDSGLRSMASVQGALVMYPIHAFGSDDQKDEWLPSLGAGEAVGCFGLTEPEHGSNPSGMETYAERDADGYVINGSKTWITNAPIADVAVIWARDRSADGEPVRGFLVETDRDGFTATKLDEKLSLRASITGEIGLNDVRVPEENVLPGVEGMKGPLSCLTQARYGIAWGAVGAARDAFEQARDYALERDQFDGPIARFQLQQGKLAEMATQITTAQLLAYRLAELKERGDLRPQHVSMAKRNNVRMARDQSRVAREMLGGNGITLDYSPMRHMANMETVYTYEGTHDIHTLILGQDLTGIAAFE